gaagtgttttgcatgatttttgaagttagagcctgaaatgtcagaaaacagcttttcagcacataacaaacttggttctggcaatgcaagctgaaactcggtccaaaattaaaattgcagtctgtgcatgaataaaacctattttgcaacacagagaaacatatctgaaggtgttagaagtgttttgcatgatttttgaagttagaacctgaaatgtcagaaaacggcgtttcagcacataacaaacttggttcaggcaatgcaagctgaaactcagcccaaaattaaaattgcagtctatgcatgaataaaacctattttgcaacacagagaaacatatctgaaggtgttagaagtgttttgcatgatttttgaagttagagcctgaaatgtcagaaaacggcgtttcagcacataacaaacttggttctggcaatgcaggctgaaactcggtccaaaattaaaattgcagtctgtgcatgaataaaacctattttgcaacacagagaaacatatctgaaggtgttagaagtgttttgcatgatttttgaagttagagcctgaaatgtaggaaaacggcgtttcagcacataacaaacttggttcaggcaatgcaagctgaaactcggtccaaaattaaaattgcagtctgtgcatgaataaaacctattttgcaacacagagaaacatatctgaaggtgttagaagtgttttgcatgatttttgaggttagatcctgaaatgtcagaaaacagcctttcagcgcagaacaaacttggttctggcaatgcaagctgaaactcggtctaaaattaaaattgcagtctgtgcatgaatgaaacctattttgcaacacagagaaacatatctgaaggtgttagaagtgttttgcatgatttttgaagttagagcctgaaatgtcagaaaacagcgtttcagcacataacaaacttggttctggcaatgcaagctcaaactcggtccaaaattaaaattgcagtctgtgcatgaataaaacctattttgcaacacagagaaacatatctgaaggtgttagaagtgttttgcatgatttttgaagttagagcctgaaatgtcagaaaacagcgtttcagcacataacaaacttggttctggcaatgcaagctgaaactcggtccaaaattaaaattgcagtctgtgcatgaataaaacctattttgcaacacagagaaacatatctgaaggtgttagaagtgttttgcatgatttttgaagttagagcctgaaatgtcagaaaacggcgtttcagcacataacaaacttggttctggcaatgcaggctgaaactcggtccaaaattaaaattgcagtctgtgcatgaataaaacctattttgcaacacagagaaacatatctgaaggtgttagaagtgttttgcatgatttttgaagttagagcctgaaatgttagaaaacggcgtttcagcacataacaaacttggttcaggcaatgcaagctgaaactcggtccaaaattaaaattgcagtctgtgcatgaataaaacctattttgcaacacggagaaacatatctgaaggtgttagaagtgttttgcatgatttttgaagttagagcctgaaatgtcagaaaacagcgtttcagcgcagaacaaacttggttcaggcaattcaagctgaaactcggtccaatattaaaattgctgtctgtgcaNNNNNNNNNNNNNNNNNNNNNNNNNNNNNNNNNNNNNNNNNNNNNNNNNNNNNNNNNNNNNNNNNNNNNNNNNNNNNNNNNNNNNNNNNNNNNNNNNNNNNNNNNNNNNNNNNNNNNNNNNNNNNNNNNNNNNNNNNNNNNNNNNNNNNNNNNNNNNNNNNNNNNNNNNNNNNNNNNNNNNNNNNNNNNNNNNNNNNNNNNNNNNNNNNNNNNNNNNNNNNNNNNNNNNNNNNNNNNNNNNNNNNNNNNNNNNNNNNNNNNNNNNNNNNNNNNNNNNNNNNNNNNNNNNNNNNNNNNNNNNNNNNNNNNNNNNNNNNNNNNNNNNNNNNNNNNNNNNNNNNNNNNNNNNNNNNNNNNNNNNNNNNNNNNNNNNNNNNNNNNNNNNNNNNNNNNNNNNNNNNNNNNNNNNNNNNNNNNNNNNNNNNNNNNNNNNNNNNNNNNNNNNNNNNNNNNNNNNNNNNNNNNNNNNNNNNNNNNNNNNNNNNNNNNNNNNNNNNNNNTCTAGATTCTGCACAACAAAACACATGATATATATTGTtcatatagatagatatagattatTAGTTATTTTAGATATTGGTTGCAAAGTATGGAAGTCCATttcctccactgaataaaaagaagGTACTTGTGACTGTgtctctttattattattttttttttctcagaactgtgagatataaatgcacaattgcgagttataaatttaGCAATGCTGtattataaattcacaatttaaagaaagaaagtatatctttatttaaaatatctttatattgtttctcacaattgcaattttcacaaaaactttgtatctcgcaattctaacttttttcataACTAAGATAGATTTTAATAGATTttccctaatctattaagattaagggtctggcatcaagcaatgaaaagggcctaactcgaggggcagcaccaagcatgcatttgaaactctcactgcactcaattggataacgccacgaccaatcacaagcGGAGCGGAGCTAACTGATTAAACTCTTACCGTATCCAgttggcaaaacagcaaaaacgtccttctggcAAAGGAActattcgagcgcggttttctgttcctcttttatatgaaaagccaagtcaaactcgttcattgtagcggccaaagccatttcaaacaactggtgttcgtctatagccatctttcaatgtttattaaatgattccggacgtcgcagtgctgtcgtcatcagtttagctcgcctctggcccgcctacatcagatacaccgatttgattggttcccacaactgcttacgtattgcagtaacgtgcatcattgctcgatgccagagtgtcttgcagagacaattcaaattgtgctctcgggagacctctggatttccagggtaagataaatgcacaattgcaagtaataaattcgggatttaaactcataatttagagaaataaagtcagaattgcaagtttatatctttattcttttttctcacaattgtaactatatatctcacaattctgacttaatttcttggaattgcgagtttatatcttggaattctgacttaatttctctgaattgcgagtttatatcttggaattctgacttaatttctctgaattgcaagtttatatcttggaattctgacttcatttctcggaattgcgagtttatatcttggaattctgccttcatttctctgaattgcgagtttatatcttggaattctgacttaatttctctgaattgcaagtttatatcttggaattctgacttcatttctcggaattgcgagtttatatcttggaattctgccttcatttctcggaattgtgagtttatatcttggaattctgacttcatttctctgaattgcgagtttatatcttggaattctgacttcatttctctgaattgtgagtttatatcttggaattctgacttcatttctcggagttgcgagtttatatcttggaattctgacttcatttctctgaattgtgagtttatatcttggaattctgacttcatttctcggaattgtgagtttatatcttggaattctgacttcatttctcggaattgcgagtttatatcttggaattctgccttcatttctcggaattgtgagtttatatcttggaattctgacttcatttctctgaattgcgagtttatatcttggaattctgacttcatttctctgaattgtgagtttatatcttggaattctgacttcatttctcggagttgcgagtttatatcttggaattctgacttcatttctcggaattgcgagtttatatcttggaattctgacttcatttctcggaattgcgagtttatatcttggaattctgacttcatttctaggaattgtgagtttatatcttggaattctgacttcatttctcggaattgcgagtttatatctcacaattctgacttaatttcttggaattgcgagtttatatcttggaattctgacttcatttctaggaattgtgagtttatatcttggaattctgacttcatttctcggaattgcgagtttatatcttggaattctgacttcatttctcggagttgcgagtttatatcttggaattctgacttcatttctaggaattgtgagtttatatcttggaattctgacttcatttctcggaattgcgagtttatatcttggaattctgacttcatttctcggaattgcgagtttatatcttggaattctgacttcatttctcggaattgcgagtttatatcttggaattctgacttcatttctcggaattgcgagtttatatcttggaattctgacttcatttctcggaattgcgagtttataacttggaattctgacttcatttctctgaattgcgagtgtatatcttcatttctcgcaattgcaagtttatatcctggaattctgactctataactcacaagtgtgagtttagcagaattgcaagtttatatcacacaattctgactttatttctttgaaatgtgagtttacatctcacaattctgtgagttaagtcacaataacctttttaaaaaaatttattcagtggcggaaacaggctttcatagaaAATACTGCATAAACATCATATGCACTTGTTTGATagttttatgatgtttttttgaCGCTTGGCAGCATTTGTTCACATATTTGAATATAATTAGGTGCATTCCGCTTTTAAAGGTGTTGATTGTTGATAATTGATGTGCAAATGTTACCTGGGGTTACTTTAGAGAGGGGAAGCAAAGCTCCAAACTCAGGTGAGGGGATGGAGCACAGTTTGGTGTTTTTATGATATCCATCCCACGGTCCCCCTGGTTGATCCTAAACACACACCAACATACATTAAACTTAAAGTTACCTTTCTGAGAACTAAAGCTTACATTCAACTCAGAACATTAAAACTTACCAGTAAAACTCCCACAAAAACTGCGGATGGAGCCCGGCTAGACAGTGGCCCGCAGAATTGGACGCTCCCGCGCTGGACGCACTCGTCCTGGATGAAACAGACTCTCTGCCCGATGGACAGTGGCTGTGGGACGCCAGGATTTGGGCTGGACTCCGCAGCACGTGACAGGATGTTGACGGGACTCTGGCCGTTAGCGGACGCCGTTTGGCTGGTCTGGTGCGGGTGGCGCTCGTGGTCGCCGGAGCTTCCGCTGCGGGACGATCGAGGGAGCGTGATCTCGCTGACTGGGAGGAAAAGGGCGCTGCCATCCGGACACGTGAACAGCTGATGCCCTTTATGGCTTCCATTGCCTTTACCGCGACCCGCTGCCCATCCCTGACAGAGACAACGACAGGCAGAGGAAGAGATGtgagaaatatattttagaatgaaACACATCTTTACAATTCTACATAAAAGCTAATATACTATTTcttcattaaattattatattaaactatgcaattaaattataatttaattcttAAAAATACTACAGGAAGAGGtaagtaaaatataattaatataatgaataatatttttataacatATTCTTTATATGTACCattagattttaaaaaagtaattcattAATTATAGATATTTAATTAAAACATCTAGCAACTTTATAAAATGATAATaactattttattataattaattatatatagatTTAATCGCTAagattataaataaaaaagtttttagatattttggaggaagagatatagaaaatatattgtaattataaataacatgtatttataaattataaaattatatgtaattctaaaataattcaaattatgtattacaatttattaaatatataatttatatattatatgtaattaTAATAATGTATATACAGTTATTTATATTAAACTGACGTCtgaagtttttaaaaatatatttttttatttgttatttcttaTTAATACTTTTCAAATAAGTAGCAATAAGAATAATGAAttatttatctctctctctctctctctctagttggataacaagacaaaaaatattgtttaaaaaatactgaaataaaatacttaattACAAAAGCAtcttggcccggtttcacagacagggtttagactaagccaagattaggccaaagttcaattaggacatttaagcaatTTTCATAAACGTGGttagaataaaaacattactggtgtgcatcttgagacaaaacaaaggcactaatatattttaggatcaatcggtgcaattttattttagttgaaacagctcagacttacatgttagcctaggactaggcttaaaccttgtctgtgaaaccgggggaatatgtttagaaataaatattttactataatatattatttcttaTTGCTACTTTTAAAATCGTTGTTTCTTGTTTTCAGCAAACTATACTAAATCGATTTATTACTgagtgaattattattattatcattattaataataacaataataacaacaattattattattattattatgtactgttatacttttttattattaatttggtcccactttacattaggtggccttaactactatgtacttacatataaattaatcatttggtacaatgtacttattgtgtacatacatgtttttacattgtacttatatattttaaaaaacctatatttaattacattcgtaattaatttctgtaattaacaCTGTTGAACTAACCCTtacacccttaaacctacccaaaccaccaaacctgtccctaaccttacccatatcccacctttaaagaagcaaaagtgttttgaaatgcaatatgaccacatcaagtacattgtacttattttttgatgtaagtgcataatagttaaggccacctaatataaagtgtgaccattactttatttttcattaatttattaaaaaaacatttgaccTGAAAAGGTACAACTGAAAAACAAGattaaaaaatattgattaaaaaaaaaaaaaaaaaatttaattaacctcttgaaaaaatgtttagaaatgaatattttaataatgttttttaactTCTTTTTGCTAATTTTAAAATCTTCTTTTCAACAAACTacactaaatatatttattactgaataataactaataataacaattattatttttattattatgtactgttatccttttttattatgatttttgtcataaaatttttcattcatttattttaaataaaattttcacCTCAAAAAGTATAActggaaaacaagataaaaaaatattgataaagattttttttgttttttcattttcagTGTATTGTTCATGTAATGTGAAACTCACTTTCAGCTGAACACCAAAATAAATGGCGGAGCTTCCTCTGGCCATCGGCCCGCGGTAACGAAGCTCCGCCTCGGCGAGCTCTGATTGGCTGCGGTTCCAAATGACCCGCACCTCTGACCCCAGCGCTAAAGCAGCCATTCGCTGCAGAAACTGCGGCCTGGACAGCAGTTTGACGCGGATGTCGAGATCAGAAACGGGTTCGAGCAGACCGGCGAGATCAGCCGGAACTTCACTGAGAACCTGCCTGTCCACCTTCACCACGCAGCCATTATCGATCACCTGTGAGGAATAAAGTGTACTGTCACTTTAAGAACTTCCTCCCGAGGAAAAAACAACTTGTTCCGAAACATGAAAACAAACACGTGACAGTTTCAGCTGATAATGACAGTCGGGTCTCTCACCTTCACCCACAGGTAGTCTCCTCTAACGTTTCTGTGTCCTCCTCCGTCTTGATGCTGACACAGCTGCCCCCGCTGCAGGCGAATGGTTCCTTCCAGCTGGTCCTGCACTTTATGGTCGGACGCGACCATGTACATTTTGGGGGAGCGTCGTCTTCTACTGTGGTGCGCGTCGCCGGACATACTGATGCGAACACCTCCGAACCTGCGCGTCCACGAAACAGTAATAACACTTCAATGTGTTCCATTCAAGCACTTGTTTCATTTGAAACAATATTTGTAAACAATGAAAACAAAGTTTGAATCGAGTTCGCTTTGTTTCAAACTACGCGCAAAGCGACCCAAAAACATTTCCTGCTTCATCAAACCTGTCAAACCGCATCTGATCTCGGTTTTAACATCGTTTTGACTTCTAACACGTTGGCACAAACAACAAACCTTCACTTACCGACAAAGTCATCACCTCGGTTTGAAGTGCGACACTTTATCGCTCCCCAAAACACAATAATGCCTCACTTTCACCAAAGCAGGAAGCGAGATGACTGACGGCTGCGTCGACCAATCAGAGTGAAGAAATGTTGGCGGATGGGCGGGGCTTCGTTCTGAGGGAAATTCCGTTGTTGCGGTTTTTATTTTGGTATGAGTATTTTTTCATCTTCCGAGAATTCAAGGGTAAATAGTacattcattttaaatgtatgtcttatgtcaatatatatatatgatcttattttatattgtatttataaggATATTACGAAAGTTTTAATGAGCCATTTAATAGTGATGGACAAAGATtagatgagaaaaaaataatttcataaatGTTTTGTGTTCGCTCgcaaaacttttggaattttccACTGGCTAGCAAAacattacaatatatttaaaaagcacTTAAGTAATTTATTTACGTAATCAGGATTATGTTTAAGTACTTGTAGTTAATTAgagtaaattgcattttaaaatattcgtAATCAAACTACAGTTAcgtttttatggattacataattacatattatttacaaaatagcaataaattatttataatttgttattccctaatttctctttttttatcttttacatTTTCCTTTACAAAATAGCCATTTGAGCATTtggcattttatttcagttatcaaTCTGTAGGTTTTTTAACCATGTGTTTCCATGTCTTTAGAAAGCTTTAGTCTTTCAAACACAcaataaaatgca
This portion of the Garra rufa unplaced genomic scaffold, GarRuf1.0 hap1_unplaced_001, whole genome shotgun sequence genome encodes:
- the LOC141302362 gene encoding ubiquitin carboxyl-terminal hydrolase CYLD-like, yielding MSGDAHHSRRRRSPKMYMVASDHKVQDQLEGTIRLQRGQLCQHQDGGGHRNVRGDYLWVKVIDNGCVVKVDRQVLSEVPADLAGLLEPVSDLDIRVKLLSRPQFLQRMAALALGSEVRVIWNRSQSELAEAELRYRGPMARGSSAIYFGVQLKGWAAGRGKGNGSHKGHQLFTCPDGSALFLPVSEITLPRSSRSGSSGDHERHPHQTSQTASANGQSPVNILSRAAESSPNPGVPQPLSIGQRVCFIQDECVQRGSVQFCGPLSSRAPSAVFVGVLLDQPGGPWDGYHKNTKLCSIPSPEFGALLPLSKVTPVFSMKACFRH